A region of the Flintibacter sp. KGMB00164 genome:
GGTACGACGGCGAGACGGTGATGCAGCTGCATTACGGCCCCGTCGGTGTCTACTTCACCGGCCAGGATGAAAATGGTATGTGGATGTCCATTACAGATGACGAGGCCAAAGAGAAATACGGCAAGAGCGCCGGAGAACTGCGCAACCAGTATGAGACCTACGGTCCCAAGCTGATTTTGGCGGAGTACTATCGGGATGTCTTCTACATGGAACCCAACGCCATCAATCGCCTTACCTGGCTGCAGGAGGACTGGATGCCCTATGTGAAGGACACAAGCGTCTATCCGGTAGACTGCACCTTCACCAGCATGGAAATGGAGACTCTGGACTGGCATAAGCCGGACTTTGAGACGGCTGTGCGGGAACAGGAAGGCCTGTGGCTGAAAAACGGCGGTGAGGGCGGCGGCCCCATCACCGATCAGGAGTGGGAGGAGTACAAAGAGTTCCTGATCAAGAAATGCGGGATGAACGACCTCCTTGAGGTCTATCAGGCTGCCTACGACCGCTATACCGGAGCGGAAAATTAAGTTTAGCACTCAAATCAGATCAAAGGATGAGGTTCTATGGTTAGCACACAACTGCAAAAGGCACGAGATTTTGAAGCCCAGTATGGGCCCCATATTCCCGCGGCGGAGCGTCCCGCGTTCCACGCTACCCCTACCATCGGCTGGATGAACGACCCAAACGGATTTTCTATCTATCAGGGAAAATGCCATCTGTTCTACCAGTATCACCCCTATTCCAACGAGTGGGGTCCCATGCACTGGGGACACCTGACCACAGAGGACTTCATCCACTGGGAGCGGCTGCCTGCCGCCCTGGCCCCCGACCAGCCCTGCGACGCCGCCGGATGCTTTTCCGGCGGCGCAGTAGAGCTGCCTGACGGGCGGCATCTTCTGATGTACACAGGAGTTCAGCGGGAGCGGGACGAAGATGGATTCCTTCGGGATGTCCAGACGCAGTGCGTGGCCATCGGTGATGGCCTCAACTATGAAAAATATCCCCTTAACCCGGTCTTGACCAAAAGCGATCTGCCTGAGGGTGGCAGCGCGGTGGACTTCCGGGACCCCAAGGTATGGCGAGAGCAAGACGGAACCTACTACGCCGTTATCGGAAACCGAACCCCTGACGACAGCGGTGCCATTCTTCTCTATAAAAGTATGGACGGCCTGAAGTGGGACTACGTCCGCACCCTGGACGCCTGCCACAATCAGTACGGGAAAATGTGGGAGTGCCCGGACTTCTTCCCCCTGGACGGTCGCCAGGTGCTGCTCACCAGTCCCCAGGACATGTACCCCATCGGACTGGAGTTCCACGCAGGAAACAACGCCCTGTGTCTGCTGGGGGATTACGATGGCGAGGAGTTTCATCGCCAGGCGGTCCAGGCGGTGGATTACGGCCTGGATTTCTATGCCCCCCAGACCCTTCTTGCTCCCGATGGAAGGCGGATCATGATTGCCTGGATGCAGAACTGGGCCACGGCAGGGGCAAAGCCCGCGCACTGCCGCTGGTTTGGCCAGATGACTCTCCCGCGGGAACTGTTTGTGCAGGACGGACGGCTGTGCCAGCGCCCTGTTCGGGAGCTGGATACCTGCCGGAGACAGCAGGTGCTCCATCGCAACATCCCGGTGAGCGGAGAAGTGAATCTGCCGGGAGTCCAGGGCCGGGTTGTCGATATGACGGTGACCATCCGGCCCACAGGAAGCGAGGTATACCGCTGGTTCCGCATCCATGTGGCCAAGGACGGCACCCATGACACCATTATCCGTTACCGGCCCAACGAGAGCACGCTGAAAATTGATCGCACCCGCAGTGGTCTGCCCCACGATATCGTGCATACTCGCAGCTTCCTGGTACGGCCACAGGGAGGGGAACTGAAGCTGCGCATCATTCTGGACCGGTTTAGTGTAGAGGTTTTTGTCAATGACGGCGAGCAGGCGGCCAGCTCCGTGATCTACACCCCGCAGCAGGCCGATGCCATTACCTTTGAGGCGGGTGGCCAGGCTCTGATCGACGTAGAAAAGTACGACCTGATTGTTTAAAAAGGCGGTAGGAAGTATGAAGAAAAGTATTGATGTGGCTGCTCTGGGTGAGCTTCTGGTGGACTTTACCTGCAACGGAGCCAGTACCCAAGGCAATCCCTTCTATGAGGCCAACCCCGGCGGCGCCCCCTGCAATGTGTTGGCCATGCTGGCCAAGCTGGGTAAGCGGACGGCCTTTATCGGCAAGGTGGGAGACGACCAATTTGGTCATCTTCTGCGCCAGGTGGGCCTGGAAGCGGGCATCTCCATGGATAGCTTGGTGATGGATGCCCACAGCCACACCACCTTGGCCTTTGTCAAAACCGCGGAAAACGGAGACCGGGACTTTTCCTTTTACCGGGACTCTGGGGCGGACACGCTCCTTACTCCGGACGAAGTGCCGGAGAATGTGATTGCCCAGGCCAAAATTTTTCATTTTGGATCCTTGTCTCTAACCGGTGAGCCGGTACGCAGCGCGACCCAAAAAGCGGTAGCTCTGGCCCAGGCGGCAGATTGTATCATTTCTTTTGATCCAAACCTGCGCCCACCTCTGTGGGATAGTTTGGAGCAGGCAAGAGAACAGATCCATTGGGGCCTTGCACAGTGTGATGTGGCTAAAATCTCTGATGACGAGCTTCTGTTTCTCACTGGAGAGACCGATTTTGATGCCGGAGCAGCCAAACTGAGGGAGCAGTTTCCCAATCTGCGCCTGATCAATGTGACTGCGGGGGCTCAGGGGAGCATCGCCTACTACCAGGGACTGCGGGTATTTCAGCCTGGGGTGACGCTGGGCGGTGTGATCGAGACCACCGGTGCGGGGGATACGTTCTGCGCCTGTGTTCTGAACTTCCTGCTGGAGCATGGCCTGGAACAGCTTTCTTCGGATGATCTGACTCAGATGCTGCACTTTGCCAATGCGGCTGCCTATCTGGTCACCACACGCCGTGGGGCGATCCGCTCCATGCCGGAGCGGGAGCAGGTATTGGCGCTGCTGTGATTTGCCTGAGTTGATGTTCAAAGACGGAACAGCTGCGCATCTTTGCTTGGAAAATTCAACACAAAACAATTACAGGCATCCGCTCTCAGAAAAAACTGAGACGGATGCCTGTTTTTTGTTGATGCCTGCTGCATGGGCGGGATGATTGCAGCACCAGTGGTCAGGAATCGGAACGGGTTTCTGGCTGCATGCTCTGACCCAGCAAGTTTAAAAAGTATTTCAGAATGGGATTGTGATCTCCGGGAAGACAAACCGCGCCGAAGGAGAGGAGCGGCGCATCCTTCACGGGGATGTATCGCAGTTTGGACAGTCTGGCATGGGGCAGGTCGGCCATGACCGCGAAGGCGTAGCCGGTCTCCACCAGGGCGGACACCACCTCCTGGTCGTCGCAGAAGAGCACCTCGCCGGGAGCCCGGCCTCCCACTACCTGGCCCTGGAAAGCAAACAGATCCGGGGGATAGGCGGGAGGGCGGCAAGTCGCAATACGGCCTGCGGATTGAAGCTCCTCAATCGACACCTCTTTTTTGTCAGCGAGAGGGTGGCTCTGGCTGCATACGCAGACTACCGGGCACTGAACCAGAGGGTAATACTTCAGCTTTTTTGGTACAGACTTGCGGAAGGAAAACATCAAATTGACATTTCGCTCAGTAAGCAGATTTTCGATGGAGTCAAAGGGCAGCAGCCGCAGTACAGGCAGAGCTTGGGGCTGAAGCTGGCGCAGCTGCTCCAGGGCGGGGCAGAGAATGTGGAGTTCCGTGGTGTTCCGGCAGCCGATGGCGATGCGGCGGAACACCTCCTCCTTGGATTCCTTCATCCGGGCTTTGGATAACCCGCTCAGTTTTAAGATCTCACCGGCGTACTGCGTAAACAGAAACCCTTCCTGGGTCAGCCGCACGCTTTTACTGGTGCGGTGAAACAGTTTGACCTCCAGCTCATTTTCCAGGGTGTTGATCTGGTGGCTGACGGCAGGCTGGGTGATACGAAGCCGTTCTGCAGCCCGAGAGAAGTTCAAAACATTGGCTACTTCCATAAAACATTCCAGTTGTGTCGTATTCACCAAATCAGCCCCCTTAAAAATTTTCTTGTTGTTCAACAAACTTAATCTATAAAAATCTTTTATTGAATATAGCATATTTGAATTTCACACGCAAGCACATTTATGGTATAAACATTACGCAGCGAAACAGTTTCACTTCAAACAAATGAAATGAGGCAACATTATGGCAGAACTTGATCGGGAACAAATCCTGAGAGACAATCGCCGCATCTGCATTCAAATGGAGCAGTGGGCCAATGCTTCTCTGGCGCACAGAGAGCTGACCGCCATACAGGCTCAGATCCTGATGTACATCTTAAGCCGTTCGGAGCAGGGGACCTCTCTGACAGCCATCCACCAGGAGTTCGGAGGTTCCATGGCCGCCCTGTCCAGCATGGTAAAGCGGCTGAAGGAGAAGGGGTATGTGCGGGTAGAGCAGTGTGCCGGGGATGACCGGCGCAAGCTCCTGTTTGCCACGGAGAAGGCAAAGAAAACGGAAGAATTTCTTTGCCGCACCACCCGCCAGATTCGGCAGAGGCTGTACGCTTGTTTTTCCCAGGAAGAGTTAGCCACGTTGGATCGCCTGCAAAAAAAGATGCTGGGCAACCTGTCCCTACTGATTCAACAACCATAAGGAGGTATCAAAAGCTATGAGAACGGTACTGCGCCAGCTTGGCCAATACAAGCGAGATGCATTTTTCTGCATTGGATTGACCAGTCTGGAAGTGATCATGGAGATCCTTCTCCCCTTTATTACCGCGATCATCATTGACGAGGGTTTGGAAAAGGCCAATCTCTCCGTGGTATACCGCTACGGGGCATTGATGGTGGTCATGGCCTTTTTCAGTCTGATCTTCGGTGCAACCGCGGGCAAATTTGCCGCCAGCGCATCCGCTGGCTTTGCCGCTAACCTACGGGAATCCATCTATTCCAACATTCAGACCTTCTCCTTTTCCAACATTGATAAATTCAGCGTGCCTGGACTGGTTACCCGTATGACCACCGATATCACCAACGTGCAAAATGCATTTATGATGATTATCCGCGTGGCGGTGCGCTCCCCGCTGTCCTTTGTGTTCAGCTACATTATGTGTCTGATCATCAGCCCCAAGCTCAGCCTTACCTTCCTGCTGGCCGTTATTTTCTTGATCGTGGTCCTGGGAAGCATCATGGTGGCGACGATGAAGATCTTTAACCAGGTATTCCGTAAGTACGACGATCTGAATGCCAGCGTGCAGGAGAATATCTCTGCCATCCGGGTGGTAAAGGCTTTTGTCCGGGAGGACTATGAAAACGAGAAGTTCTCCAAGGCATCCTCTAACCTCTACCGCATGTTTGTCAAGGCTGAGGGTTTGCTGGCGTTCAATAACCCGGCTATGATGACTGCGGTTTACTTCTGTATCATCATGATCTCCTGGTTGGGCTCTCACTTCATTGTGGGAGGCAGCATGAGCTCCGGCGATCTTACCAGCCTGTTCAGCTATGTCATGTCCCTGCTTATGAGCCTGATGATGCTGTCCATGGTGGTGGTTATGATCTCCATGTCCATGGCTAGTATCCGCCGTATCAGTGAGGTGCTGGAGGAGACTCCCGACCTGCACAACCCGGAAAAGCCTGTGATGGAAGTGGCTGACGGCTCTATCGATTTTGACCATGTCAACTTCTCTTATAAGCACGGCAGCGGAAAGAGCGTGCTGTCCGACATTGATCTGCACATCAAGGCCGGTGAGACCATCGGTGTCATCGGCGGTACCGGTGCCGGCAAGAGCAGCCTGGTAAACCTCATTTGCCGACTGTACGATGTGGATGATGGTGCGGTCAAAGTAGGCGGCCTGGATGTGCGACAGTACGACATGGAAGCCCTTCGTAATCAGGTGTCAGTAGTGCTGCAGAAAAACACCCTGTTCTCCGGTACCATTCTGGATAACCTGCGTTGGGGCAATCCCGATGCTACGGAAGAAGAATGCGTCGCCGCCTGTCAGGCAGCTTGTGCCGATGAGTTTATTGACCGCTTCCCTGACGGTTACCATACCCATATTGAGCGGGGCGGCGCCAATGTGTCCGGCGGTCAGAAGCAGCGGCTGTGTATTGCACGGGCTCTGCTGAAAAAGCCCAAGGTTCTCATCCTGGATGATTCCACTTCTGCGGTGGACACAGCCACCGACGCAAAGATCCGCGCAGCCTTTGCCCAGCGCATTCCGGGCACAACCAAGATCATCATTGCCCAGCGCATCTCCAGCGTGGAGCATGCCGACCGTATTCTGGTGCTGGACAACGGCCACATCGACGGCTTTGATACCCATGAGCGCCTGTTGGAGACCAATGCCATTTACCGGGAGATCTATGACTCTCAGGTTCAGGGCGGCGGCGACTTCGACCAGCCTGCGTGAAAGGAGGACACCCTGCTATGAATCCTAAAATGAACCGAGGCAACCCGACCCAGGTGCTCAACCGGGTGCTGCGGTATATGCTTCGCTATTATAAATTCCAATTTCTGCTGGTGGTCCTGTGTATCCTGGTCTCTGCCACCGCCAATGTAAGCGGCACTAGCTTTCCTCAGACCTTGATTGATGACTATGTCGTTCCCATGCTCAACAGCGGTTCTACCGACTTCAGCGGGCTGTGGCAGGCAGTTGTCCGGCTGGGATGCCTGCTGGCGCTGGGCGTGGTGGCATCCTACGGCTATAACCGCATCATGGTCACCATCAGCCAAGGCACGATGCGGCACCTGCGTGATGACCTGTTTCACCGCATGGAGGCACTGCCCATTAAATATTTTGATACCCATTCCCATGGCGACATTATGTCGGTATATACCAACGATATTGATACGCTGCGCCAGCTTATGAGCCAGAGTATCCCTCAGGTAATTAACTCTGTCGTTACCATGCTGGCCACGCTGGTGGTCATGCTGCGCCTGAATCCGACGCTTACCATTATTTCTGTTCTGACCGCCGTGGTCATGATCACCGTGACCACCAACTTTTCCAAGCTGTCCGGCAAATACTATGTCCAGCAGCAGAAAAATCTGGGTATTGTGGACGGCTTTATCGAGGAGATGCTGGACGGTCAGAAGGTGGTCAAGGTGTTCTGCCACGAGCAGGCTGCCAAAGAAGATTTCCACAAGATCAACGAGGCTCTGCGGGAGAGTGCAGATAAGGCCAACCGCTATGCCAACCTCCTTATGCCGGTCAACGGCAATATTGGCTGGCTGAGCTATGCGTTGGTAGCAATCATAGGTGCGATTCTGGGTATCAACGGGATGGCCGGAGTTACCCTGGGCACAGTGATTGTCTTTGTGGGCCTGAACAAGAGCTTTACTCAGCCGATCACCCAGGTGAGCATGCAGATCAACTTTGTGGTCACTGCTGCCGCCGGCGCCTCCCGTGTCTTTGATCTTATGGATCAAGAGCCGGAGAAGGATGAGGGCTATGTGGAGCTGGTCAACGCCAAAGAGGATGCCAATGGACAGCTCTCTGAGAGCACCCAGCGCACCAATGTCTGGGCTTGGAAGCACCCCCACAAGGCGGATGGCACCATCACCTACGCTCGCCTGGAGGGCGGCGTGGTCTTTGACGGAGTGGACTTCGGTTACGACGAAAACAAACTGGTCCTCCATGACATCAGTCTGTGGGCTAAACCGGGGCAGAAGATCGCGTTTGTCGGCGCCACCGGTGCAGGCAAGACGACCATTACCAACCTGATCAACCGCTTTTATGATATTGCCGACGGCAAGATCCGCTATGACGGCATCAACATCAACAAGATCAAAAAGCCGGATCTGCGCCGCTCGTTGGGCATCGTTCTTCAGGATACCCACCTGTTTACCGGTACAGTGCTGGAAAACATTCGTTACGGCAACCTGGATGCCACCGATGAGGAGTGTAAGACGGCGGCGAAGCTGGCCAACGCCGACGGATTTATCCGCCGTCTGCCGGATGGATATGACACCATGCTCACCGGAGATGGCGCCAACCTGTCCCAGGGCCAGCGGCAACTTATCGCCATTGCCCGTGCAGCCGTGGCTGACCCGCCGGTGCTTATTTTGGACGAGGCAACTTCTTCTATCGATACCCGTACCGAGAAGCTGGTGCAGGACGGTATGGATGCTCTGATGTGTGGGCGTACCACCTTTGTCATTGCCCACCGTCTGTCCACCGTGCGCAACGCCGACTGCATCATGGTCATGGACCAGGGACGCATTATCGAGCGGGGCACCCACGATGAACTCATTGAAAAGAAGGGTACCTACTACCGTTTGTACACCGGAAACTTTGCGGAAGAGCCCGCTTGAGCAGAATAAAACCAGAACCCGTGTCCGTCCCAGTTGGAACGGCCACGGGTTCTTTTCTTATTTCTGCATCTGCTGAAAGGATTGGGCAATCAGCTCCTGTGCCCGAGCTTCTCCCAAAGAGGTATCGATACACAGATGATAATTCCAGGCTGCACCCCAGGTGCGGTTTGTATAGTACTGGTAGTAGGCTGCGCGGGTACGGTCGGTTTGACGCAGACGACGGCGGGCTTCTTTTTCCTCAAAGCCCTCGGTGCGCATCAGACGCTGTACCCGATACTCCAACGGAGCGTGAAGGAAGATGCGCAGGCAGCGAGCCCGACCTTTCAGTACCACGTCGGCGCATCGGCCCACAATGACACAGTTTCCTTTCTCAGCTGCCTGGCGCATGACCTGAGCCTCTGCTTCAAAAATGGTGTCGGTAGGAGCGGGGGTCTGCTCGGAGTAACCGTACATCTCGCTGGCCAGGTCGTGGAGCAGAGCGCCGGAGATTTTTTCCTCCCGCTGGGATATAAATTCCTGGGAATAGCCGGTGGAACCTGCCGCCATCTGGATGATTTCCCGATCATAGAAGGGGAGACCAAGCTGCTGGGCCAGGGCCTGGCCGATATCGTGGCCACCGCTGCCATATTGCCGGTCAATGACTACGCATACGGTTTGTTCCGGCGTTGCCGTATCCTCCTGGGGAGCTTTGGTTTTACCAAACAGCACTCGAGGCAAAATTTCCAGCTTTCGTCCCATGAGACGGGCAATAAAGCCCACCAGGATAGCCGCTGCCACAGTGCCTTCCCGTACACCGTTAAGCTGGCCCTGGAATACAAAGGACAGCACGGCAGCAATGACTGTCATGGAGACATCAAATACGACCTTGGTTATACCAAATTCCGTCTTCCAACGGAATACCACGGCCCGAACAAAGGATTCTCCGGGGAGCATTACTACGTCGGCGATGACTTCCAAGAATACGCCAAACCCCAAAATGACACAGCCAATGAGCAAATCTACCACCTTAATCGGATAGGCTTGAGGCTGAACAAAGGCAAGTAGTGCCATACACAAATCAATAAAGTAGCCAAAGGCAATGGACACCGGGATCTGAAGCAAGTGTTCTGGCTTGAAATTCCGTTGTAGGATAACCAGCTGCAGAAAGATCAGCAGCAGACTGAAGATAATTGTGAACTCGCCCAGTGTGAGGGGAAAGTTCAGGCTGAGTACGTAGGGGATAGAAGAGATAGGGGAGGTGCCCAAATCCGCCTTTGTGATCAGGCTCACACCCAAAGAGTTGATAAATAATCCAATAAGAAAAACCAGATATCGCTTTGCTTTTTCCATGCACATTTCTCCCGTTTTAATTTTGTGTGCTGCTTTGGCAACAACACAATGCCATTCCAGATTAACACTCCTGCTTGAACATGTCAATATTGACATGTTCAAGCAGAAGTGTTTTCTCTTGCCTTTTTTCATGTTTGTGGTATGATACTGGCAAGTGTGATTTTTAAGAAATTGAGGTGATCTACCTTGGGAACTCTGGGTTATGCCATTTTAGGGTTACTCCATCGCCGGAGCATGACAGGCTACGAGCTGTCCAAGGAGTTTGAGTCAGGCTTGTTTGAGGTTTGGAGTGCTAAGCACAGCCAGATATACCCTGAACTCAAGAGCTTGTATGAAGCTGGGCTTATCGACTATCAGGTGGAGATATCCGGCACAGTGCTGGAGAAAAAAGTGTACACCATTACCTCTGACGGAGAGCAGATGCTCCGGAAATGGGTACAGGACTCCAGTGCTACACCTCAGACCCCAAAGGATGAATTTCGGCTGCGGCTGTTTTTCTCTGACTGTGCCTCTGCAAATAATCGCAGACAACAGTTGGAGAACCGACTGGCGCAGCATCGGCAGCGCCTGGAACGGCTTGAGAAGGATCAAGACAAGTTTGATGGAATCCCGCCGCAGGATGACCAAGCATTCAACGACTATCTGGTTTTGTTAGGGGGAATTTTCCGGGAACAGGCCGCCTGCCAATGGTTGGAGACCTGTCTGGAGCTATGCCGGCAGAGAGAAGAATAATCCGAATTACCAAGCAAAAGCGGAACATGTGGTGTTGACACATAGAAGGGAAAAGAGGGACACGACGTATGTCGTGTCCCTCTTTTTGAAACAGGAAACCGTTTTGAGGACGCTCAGCAGCTCCGTACTTAACCAAATCGCAACCCAGCGTAAGCGGTTGCGATTTGGAGAGGAGGAGCAGCAAAATGAGCGCGCTCTGACTTTTATAAAAATCGGAGCAAGCGATATGTCGCTTGCTCCGACGTGAAAAATCACAACACTATCGATGCCAAACATAATTCTTACTTGGCAGATGGTGCATACCGCATATAGAGAAGTGGATAAGGATTGCCCTGCTCATCCAGTTCAGTTCTTTTATACGCATGAAACCCTATGTGTTCATAGAACCCTATGGCTTGTGGATTTTGTTCGTTTACAGTCAATGTCTCAATAGCGTAGTTTACTATCCCATAGGTCACCAGCTGTTTTCCAATCCCGCAGCCCCGCATTTCAGGAGCGACAAACAACATCTCTAAAGACCTGTTCGCCAGTCCCATAAAGGCGACCGGATGCCCTGCCTTATCCTCTGCAAGAAAGAGACGAGGAACCTCCAGCAAGAATTGCGGCACATGGATTTTGATGTGTTCAATTTCACCATCGGATAAAAACAGATGTGTAGCGCGTACAGAGGATTCCCATACCTTCAGTAATTGTGCGATAAGCTCCGGCGTTCTGTTTTTTGCTTCAAAAATCTTCATTAAATCCCCCGTCCGCTTATTATAGCGAGGCTTTGGTGATAAAACAAGGGCCGATTTTGGGACAGTCCCAAAATCGGTTCCCAAAGTCGACCCTTGTTCAGCTTTGAGGACGTACTTCCAGGTCTGTACCTCAAACCAAATTGCAACCCAGCGCAAGCGGTTGCAATTTGGAAAGGAGGAGCAGCAAAATGAGCGCATTCTGACTTTTATAAAAAATCGGAGCAAGCGATATGTCGCTTGCTCCGAAGTGTGTGATCCAAACACTATAGATGACAATCTCAGAGAAAGAAATCATTGTTCCAGTTTCAGCTTAGCGGTATATCTTCGATCAAGAATCACCGTATAGACAAATCCCGGAAGTGAACATGCAAGGATCAGGAATAACATGACAGGCATTCCGAATCCTTTATCCTCTGTTATTACGTCCAGCACAATCCAAGGAATCCCGAGAAGGAGCCAGGATATCCCTTGGTAACGAATGTAGTGTTTCGTCCAGGATTTGTCTTTGAATTTGCTTGGTATTTTCTGTATGCCAAATAATCCAGCCAATCCGTACAGCGTCCAAATAATGCCGATTACCAGAATTGTACCCATGTCCTATCCTCCTTTTTATCCTATGATATACTTTTTCGAAAGTATATCATACTGGTTCACTGGAGGCAAGGAGACATAAGAGCAGTAAGAATACACAAAAAACGTGGCGCTTGCGGCACACCTCACTTTTTCACTATTCACTCTTACTTCATCACTTCCAAAAATCCCGGGCAGGCAGTTGGATTTAGTGAAAAGTGAAGAAGTAAAAATCCCGAACGCATTTGCATTCGGGATTTTTGGTGACCCAGCGGAGATTCGAACTCCGGACACCCTGCTTAAAAGGCAGGTGCTCTGCCGACTGAGCTACTGGGTCATATAAAATTGGCAGGGATGGCTGGACTCGAACCAGCGAGTGAGGGAGTCAAAGTCCCTTGCCTTACCACTTGGCTACACCCCTGTGTGTGGCTGGATTCTGAGTCACAGTGGAGAAAAAAGCGCGGGCCGGAGCCGAAGCTCCGGCCCGAACGCCTTCGTATGGGGTGGGTAAAGGGACTCGAACCCTCGACACCCGGAACCACAATCCGGTGCTCTAACCAACTGAGCTACACCCACCATGGACTATGACGGGGAGAAACCGCATAAAAGCCAAATAAGATTGGCACGCCTGAAGGGACTCGAACCCCTGACCCACTGCTTAGAAGGCAGTTGCTCTATCCACCTGAGCTACAGGCGCATATGGAGCGGGTGATGGGAATCGAACCCACGCGACCAGCTTGGAAGGCTGGGATTCTACCATTGAACTACACCCGCATGGACGATGTGTTCTCTCACGTCAGCCATGAAATAATACCATAGGATTTATGCCTTTGTCAATGGCTTTTTTGAAATTTTATAAAAAAGTTATGGACAGGGGAGAGGTTAACTCTCGCCCTGTCCGGAGGTGCGCTCTTTGCGAACCAGAATCTGCTGAATACGGTGGTCCTTTACGCGCTCTACCCGAAGCTCCAGACCATAGAAATGGACCACTGGGGTGCTGCCGTCTTGAGGAATGGTGCGCAGTCTGCTGAGTACCATTCCTCCAACGGTATCATAATCTTCGTCTTGAGGAAGATCTAATTCGAGCGCTTTGGCCAGATCTTCTACGTTCAGACCGCCGTTTACCCGCCAGAGGTCTGGCTCCAGCTGTTCTAACTCCTGGGGTTGAGCAGGATCGAATTCATCATAGATATTACCTACGATTTCCTCCAAGAGATCCTCCACCGTAATGACACCGGCCAATTCGCCGTATTCGTCTATGACAACGGCCAGATGAACCTTTTTCAGCTGCATATCCCGCAGCAAATCATCGGCGGGAAGACTTTCAGGGATCAGGTAGGCGGGGCGCATAAGCGAGGAAATGGATTTTCCATCCTGGGCGGCCCAGGAAAGAAGAAATTCTTTTGCGTTTAGTACGCCTAGAATTTGATT
Encoded here:
- a CDS encoding ABC transporter ATP-binding protein, whose translation is MRTVLRQLGQYKRDAFFCIGLTSLEVIMEILLPFITAIIIDEGLEKANLSVVYRYGALMVVMAFFSLIFGATAGKFAASASAGFAANLRESIYSNIQTFSFSNIDKFSVPGLVTRMTTDITNVQNAFMMIIRVAVRSPLSFVFSYIMCLIISPKLSLTFLLAVIFLIVVLGSIMVATMKIFNQVFRKYDDLNASVQENISAIRVVKAFVREDYENEKFSKASSNLYRMFVKAEGLLAFNNPAMMTAVYFCIIMISWLGSHFIVGGSMSSGDLTSLFSYVMSLLMSLMMLSMVVVMISMSMASIRRISEVLEETPDLHNPEKPVMEVADGSIDFDHVNFSYKHGSGKSVLSDIDLHIKAGETIGVIGGTGAGKSSLVNLICRLYDVDDGAVKVGGLDVRQYDMEALRNQVSVVLQKNTLFSGTILDNLRWGNPDATEEECVAACQAACADEFIDRFPDGYHTHIERGGANVSGGQKQRLCIARALLKKPKVLILDDSTSAVDTATDAKIRAAFAQRIPGTTKIIIAQRISSVEHADRILVLDNGHIDGFDTHERLLETNAIYREIYDSQVQGGGDFDQPA
- a CDS encoding LysR family transcriptional regulator encodes the protein MNTTQLECFMEVANVLNFSRAAERLRITQPAVSHQINTLENELEVKLFHRTSKSVRLTQEGFLFTQYAGEILKLSGLSKARMKESKEEVFRRIAIGCRNTTELHILCPALEQLRQLQPQALPVLRLLPFDSIENLLTERNVNLMFSFRKSVPKKLKYYPLVQCPVVCVCSQSHPLADKKEVSIEELQSAGRIATCRPPAYPPDLFAFQGQVVGGRAPGEVLFCDDQEVVSALVETGYAFAVMADLPHARLSKLRYIPVKDAPLLSFGAVCLPGDHNPILKYFLNLLGQSMQPETRSDS
- a CDS encoding carbohydrate kinase, with translation MKKSIDVAALGELLVDFTCNGASTQGNPFYEANPGGAPCNVLAMLAKLGKRTAFIGKVGDDQFGHLLRQVGLEAGISMDSLVMDAHSHTTLAFVKTAENGDRDFSFYRDSGADTLLTPDEVPENVIAQAKIFHFGSLSLTGEPVRSATQKAVALAQAADCIISFDPNLRPPLWDSLEQAREQIHWGLAQCDVAKISDDELLFLTGETDFDAGAAKLREQFPNLRLINVTAGAQGSIAYYQGLRVFQPGVTLGGVIETTGAGDTFCACVLNFLLEHGLEQLSSDDLTQMLHFANAAAYLVTTRRGAIRSMPEREQVLALL
- a CDS encoding ABC transporter ATP-binding protein — encoded protein: MNPKMNRGNPTQVLNRVLRYMLRYYKFQFLLVVLCILVSATANVSGTSFPQTLIDDYVVPMLNSGSTDFSGLWQAVVRLGCLLALGVVASYGYNRIMVTISQGTMRHLRDDLFHRMEALPIKYFDTHSHGDIMSVYTNDIDTLRQLMSQSIPQVINSVVTMLATLVVMLRLNPTLTIISVLTAVVMITVTTNFSKLSGKYYVQQQKNLGIVDGFIEEMLDGQKVVKVFCHEQAAKEDFHKINEALRESADKANRYANLLMPVNGNIGWLSYALVAIIGAILGINGMAGVTLGTVIVFVGLNKSFTQPITQVSMQINFVVTAAAGASRVFDLMDQEPEKDEGYVELVNAKEDANGQLSESTQRTNVWAWKHPHKADGTITYARLEGGVVFDGVDFGYDENKLVLHDISLWAKPGQKIAFVGATGAGKTTITNLINRFYDIADGKIRYDGININKIKKPDLRRSLGIVLQDTHLFTGTVLENIRYGNLDATDEECKTAAKLANADGFIRRLPDGYDTMLTGDGANLSQGQRQLIAIARAAVADPPVLILDEATSSIDTRTEKLVQDGMDALMCGRTTFVIAHRLSTVRNADCIMVMDQGRIIERGTHDELIEKKGTYYRLYTGNFAEEPA
- a CDS encoding glycoside hydrolase family 32 protein, which codes for MVSTQLQKARDFEAQYGPHIPAAERPAFHATPTIGWMNDPNGFSIYQGKCHLFYQYHPYSNEWGPMHWGHLTTEDFIHWERLPAALAPDQPCDAAGCFSGGAVELPDGRHLLMYTGVQRERDEDGFLRDVQTQCVAIGDGLNYEKYPLNPVLTKSDLPEGGSAVDFRDPKVWREQDGTYYAVIGNRTPDDSGAILLYKSMDGLKWDYVRTLDACHNQYGKMWECPDFFPLDGRQVLLTSPQDMYPIGLEFHAGNNALCLLGDYDGEEFHRQAVQAVDYGLDFYAPQTLLAPDGRRIMIAWMQNWATAGAKPAHCRWFGQMTLPRELFVQDGRLCQRPVRELDTCRRQQVLHRNIPVSGEVNLPGVQGRVVDMTVTIRPTGSEVYRWFRIHVAKDGTHDTIIRYRPNESTLKIDRTRSGLPHDIVHTRSFLVRPQGGELKLRIILDRFSVEVFVNDGEQAASSVIYTPQQADAITFEAGGQALIDVEKYDLIV
- a CDS encoding MarR family transcriptional regulator, coding for MAELDREQILRDNRRICIQMEQWANASLAHRELTAIQAQILMYILSRSEQGTSLTAIHQEFGGSMAALSSMVKRLKEKGYVRVEQCAGDDRRKLLFATEKAKKTEEFLCRTTRQIRQRLYACFSQEELATLDRLQKKMLGNLSLLIQQP